The Scyliorhinus torazame isolate Kashiwa2021f chromosome 7, sScyTor2.1, whole genome shotgun sequence genome has a window encoding:
- the LOC140427313 gene encoding uncharacterized protein codes for MSGSKAEPRLSVPHTDSLTKSEIKRLLQKYKRERDEATRRGEVSRDKLHAIEAATRAQIRELKEKVNTLNSENKSLNKTIKKLQPELQLDGSTRLRSKLTREVVRELKERAEQGKMLLQGNTRLNQQIEQLLADLAQAEGARKLLEDSLQVAQSRVKSLTQENERVLKLWQEGQIEREQALRINRFFRQSLFNKPKSCLTLDKCIQTIASIPISRRFQKRNTEGIVKQRELHQQTMKMKQKFVNRVSVIPQENRGSNSAKSSPSICRISPN; via the coding sequence ATGTCCGGCTCAAAGGCGGAGCCCCGGCTCTCAGTTCCACACACAGACTCGCTGACCAAGTCCGAGATCAAGAGGCTCTTACAAAAATACAAGAGGGAGCGAGACGAGGCGACCAGGAGAGGGGAGGTCAGCCGGGATAAATTACACGCGATCGAGGCGGCGACCAGAGCTCAGATCCGAGAACTGAAAGAGAAGGTCAACACCCTGAACTCGGAAAACAAAAGTCTGAACAAAACCATCAAAAAGCTCCAACCTGAGCTGCAGTTAGACGGCAGCACCAGACTCCGGAGCAAGCTGACCAGGGAAGTGGTGAGGGAGCTGAAGGAGAGGGCGGAGCAAGGCAAGATGCTGCTGCAGGGAAATACCAGGTTAAATCAGCAAATAGAACAACTGCTGGCGGATTTGGCTCAGGCGGAAGGCGCGAGGAAGCTTTTGGAAGACAGTCTGCAAGTAGCTCAGAGTCGGGTAAAGAGTCTGACTCAGGAAAATGAGCGGGTGTTAAAACTGTGGCAAGAAGGCCAGATTGAGAGGGAGCAGGCTCTGCGGATTAACCGCTTCTTCCGGCAGTCCCTGTTTAATAAACCGAAATCTTGCCTGACTTTGGATAAGTGCATTCAGACCATCGCCTCCATCCCCATTTCCAGGAGATTCCAGAAGAGGAACACCGAGGGCATTGTGAAACAGCGCGAGCTGCACCAGCAGACGATGAAAATGAAGCAAAAGTTTGTGAATCGGGTGTCAGTGATTCCTCAAGAAAACCGCGGCAGCAATTCAGCAAAATCATCGCCAAGCATCTGCAGAATTTCCCCAAACTGA